In Hirschia baltica ATCC 49814, the genomic stretch GGTATGGGAAAACGTGCCTCAGCTTATGATTATCGTGTGACTGGACGCGGTGGAAAAGGGTTGATTGCGCACAAACTCAATGCTGGGCGCCGTCTTGCTGCCGCATTCCCGATTGAAGATGGGGATGAGATCATGTTGGTGACTGATGCAGGGCAACTTATTCGGACACCAGCCAAGCAGATACGGATTGCGGGACGTGCAACTCAAGGTGTGAAAGTATTGCGCACGAGTGGTGAAGAACGTGTTGTGTCTGTGGAGCGTCTCGCTGAGCAAGAAAGCGATGTAGACGAAAATGAAACCGAGGAGAATGTTGACGGCAGCGCTGAAATTGTTGATGTAGCCATTGATGGTGCACCAGAAGGTGAGCCAAATTCAGAAACCAATGACTCATCTAACGACCAGCAAGAGTAACGATCGGTCATAATTTTGCGGGTGCCGCAAAGTGGTTTCCAATCGGGAGAGGCGACGCTCAAATGAAAATAGGTTTATATCCCGGGACATTTGACCCGATAACTTATGGCCATATGGATATCATCAGTAGAGCTGTAAAGCTTGTTGATAAATTGGTGATTGGCGTCGCAGTGAACGAGTCAAAAGGGCCATTATTCAGCGTTGAAGAACGTGTAGAAATGGTTTTGCAGGAAACAGCCGAGTTTGCAAAAGATGCGGTTATTGAGGCGAAGCCTTTTAACAACCTTCTTATTCATTTTGCGGACCAATGTAATGCTCATGCTATTGTGCGCGGTTTGCGTGCTGTATCTGATTTTGAATATGAATTTCAGATGGTTGCAATGAATCAGAAAATGGATAGCAGCATTGAAACTGTTTTTCTAATGGCTGACCCAGAGCATCAAGCTGTTTCTTCCAGACTGGTAAAAGAGATTGCTAGACTGGATGGGGACATAGACCTTTTCGTTCCAGATGGTGTAAGCCAACGTCTATACGCTAAGTATGGTAAAACGAAGTAGAGCAGGAATTGCTGTGATTAAAAAAATTGCCTTATCATTGGCCACTATTGGTGTGTGCGCATTCGCCCCTATGGCAATGGCACAAGTTGAATACACAAAAGAGTCTGTTCAAGCAGATCCTGAAAACTGGCGGTCAGTTGATCCAGATAATCTTGTGATTTTCGAAACCACAAAAGGTGTCGTGTATATTGAGCTTGCGCCGGAAATTGCACCAAACCACGTAGCGCAAATTCGTAAAGTTGTGCGAACAGGCTTGTATAGTGGAACTAAGTTTCACCGCGTTATTTCCGGATTTATGGCGCAAGGTGGTGATATTGCTGCTACTTTAGGGCGCGAACCTGATTTAGAGGCTGTAGATGGTGAATTTGTATTTCGCCGTGATCCAAAATCAATTGTGCTTACCGTGATCAATGAAGAAGATCAGACTAAGAGTCAGTATACTGGGTTTTATAATGGGTTTCCGATTGAAACGAGACAAGATGAACTTGCTAATTACTCTGAAGACAAGCGGGTAGAGAGCTGGATGCCGCATTGTGCAGGTGTTGTTTCAATGGCGCGTACAAATGATCCAAATAGTGGGAAAGATCAATTTTTTCTTATGCGCGATGAGTCGCGATTTCTCGACCGTAAATATTCATCATGGGGACGTATGTTAGAAGGGTTGGATGTTGCTAAATCTCTAACGATTGGTGAGCCACCAGAGCGCCCAGACATTTTGGTTTCTGCTGTGATGGTTTCGGATCTTGCCCCCAAAGATCGCCCTGAAGCGTGGGTTATGCGCAATGATGGTCCAATGTTCAGCCTGTTTCTAGATAGAATGGGGCGCGATAAAGATGTGTGTAGTCTGCCGCAGACACCATCTGTCGTTTTTGTTTCTGAAGATAAAGAAGGATAAATATTATGAGCGATTCTCAAAACACGCTCGTTTTTACACTTGCTGAAGGTGATGTGAAAATCAATCTTCGCTCTGATTTAGCGCCAAACCATGTTGCGCGGATCAAAGAGCTTGTAAGTGAAGGTTTTTATGATGGTCTAACATTTCACCGTGTTATTGACGGGTTTGTTGCGCAGGGTGGTTGTCCTCAAGGCAATGGCATGGGCGGAAGCGGTAAGAAGATTAAGGCTGAGTTCAATTCTGGTAAGCATGTTCGCGGTGCATGTTCTATGGCTAGAGCGCAAGATCCCAACTCAGCTGATAGTCAGTTTTACATCTGTTTAGACGATGTATCTTACCTTGATGGTCAATACACTGTTTGGGGTGAAGTGACTGAAGGCATGGAAAACGTAGATGCGCTTCCTAAAGGTGAGCCGCCGCGCGAGCCGGGTAAAATCATCAAAGCTGTACTTGCATAGAAAATAAATTGCATTTTTGAATTTTGAGGCCACTTTGCAAATTATGCGAAGTGGCCTTTTTATATTCGAAGGCAGGTGATCAATCTGGCTCTGCTTTTCTGTATTCTATAGGTGATTTGTCTATTTGTTTTTCGTATAAATAGGGGGCCGCTGGTGGGAGACAATGCCGCTCGTGACCAATGCCTTTCAAATAAGCGCGTCTTTTTAATCCCATTTCATAAGCCCTTCTGACTTTCTTATCGTATTTTTTTGCTCCAGTTGCGCGACGAACAAGGCTTCGAAATGGTATCGCGTCAGTCGTAAAACCTCTTACTGTGTCTAGGGCGAAATCAGCGACTTCTTCTCCAGCTTCTTCGCTAAGAGTTTCTTCCTCTACCTCTAATGTGCTGTCAGTATCTGGGCCGAGAATGTTATCTAGTTGGATGACTTCATACATAATTGTATCGCACCCTATCCCAACCGCTTCATAGGGTGTGGATAAGTCTTGTAGAATTTGAGGAATCGTTTCGCGACGTAGGTTTAAATCTGTTAAGGGTTGAAAAGTGGCATCGCCAATTCCGTCTCCCGTTTGTGTCACTGCGACGTTTACAGCGCTTTTTTCTTCTTCAGTCTGATCGGTAGATTTGGAGGAAGAAGCGCAAGAGGAAATATATAACAGTGGAATTAGTGATATGAATAGAAACGTTTTTTTCATAATATGCTACTCAATTTCTCTGGTGGTCTATAGAGATATTATCGTTGCAAATTACACCAAAAAAGTGGCGTAAAAAAAATATTTAAAAAGCGCAATTATATTGTTGACGTCATCAGCTTAGATACATATGTTGCGGCCTCTCACTTGAGAGCCCGTAGCTCAGTCGGTAGAGCGGTTGACTTTTAATCAATAGGTCACAGGTTCGATCCCTGTCGGGCTCACCAATCTCTTCAGGGGGTTAGTTTAATACTTTCCCCCTGAAAGAGACACAATCATCTAAGAGATATCCAAACATTATTGTATCACTCAGTTACAAAGCAGACAAGAATTTCTATATCTGCGGTCATTGATGTGTGTTCTGAAAGTGTATTGAGTTTTTAGCTTGAATTGGTGATTTGAATATTGATTGTTCAATGAAGCTATTTGAATGTAAACTTGGCAGGACGTTTTTCTAAAAATGCTTTGTGACCGTCTTGATAGTCTTCATTTGCAAATCCTTCCAAGAAAAGCGCTTCAGCCTCTTCTGAATTAGAATCCCATCCTTCGTTCATTATCCCATTGATCATTTTCTTAGTTGCTCTCAGCGACCACTGAGAAACATTGGAGATCTCATGGCTCAGAGCTCTGGCGGATTGTAATGCAGTCTGGTCGGTCGCAAGTCTGTCGATTAGCTTTTTGTCGAGAGCCTCCTGTGCAGGAATTAGCCTTGCCGTGAATAGAAGGTCTTTTGCTGTTGCAGCGCCTACAGCACGCAGGAGACGCTTTGTGTCTCCAACCGGATACACAATTCCCAGCTTGCTAGGCGTTATGCCAAATTTGGAATCTTCACTTGCAATGCGTATATCTGTTGCCATTGCAAGGCTTACACCCCCTCCTACACAAATGCCATCTATCGCCGAAATAGTAGGCTTGCTGCAATTTTCTATGGCGTGGAGTGCTTTTGCAATTGTTTCGCCCGATGCCTTGGTTGTTTCTGGAGTATTGTAGATCTTAGCAAATTCAGAAATATCCGCTCCAGCTGCAAAATTGCCAGCATCGCCGCCGTGAAGAATAACAACTTTAATTTCTTTATTGTTTTCGGCCTGATCAATTAAGGGTGGTATGGCGGCCCACATATCAATAGATAAAGCATTTCGTTTTTGGGGTCTGTTGAGCACTATTTCGGCTATGGGGCCGTTGAAGTCCTGGTATACTGATTGGGTCAATTTAATCTCACATCAATAGGGGATTAGGGAAAAGGTATCGATTTCTGACCATTGTCTCAAGTGAGTGACTTTTGAAGATACCTAAAACGGGAATAATTTGAGCCCGTCACAATGACTAAATTCTATATTGAGGTATGGTTTCGCGAGTGCGAATCTCATTTTGGGTAGATGTTTACTGTAGTTTCGGCGTGGGAATGCTTAGCAAGCAAGTGCGTTTAGGTGTGAAATAGTGGAAAAAAGGGGTGTGTTTGTATGATTATTCAATGAAAACACGAATTCATCTCATTCTTTTGTCGTTTTAGGCTTGCTATTTTTTATAGAAGATACATATCTAGGGCTCGAATTTTGGCCGGAAATTCAGGCATAAACGGCGTTTGTGTGTCGTAAGTTTAGAAACCTCCAAAGAAACTCGAACTACCGAGGCGTGACATGTTGTCGTACCTCACTACAAAATACAGGAGCGTTTCATGGAAACTGGAACAGTAAAATTTTACAACGACACTAAAGGCTTCGGCTTTATTGCACCTGACAATGGCGGCAACGACGTGTTTGTTCACGCTACTGCACTTGAACGTGCTGGCATGAACGGCCTTTCAGAAGGTCAAAAAGTATCTTTTGATACTGCACAAGACAAACGCAGCGGAAAAATGGCTGTGGACAACATCCAACCTGCATAAGGTTTTGTTGTTTTAAATTAAAAGAAACCGTCTCTCAAATTTGGGAGGCGGTTTTTTTATGCCGTTTTATGATCTATGGGGAAAGTTATCAAAATTCTGCAACCATCAACGTATTCAGAATCCAAATTGATAGTTCCACCGTGCAATTCTATTATACGTCTGCATTTTGCAAGTCCGACACCGTGGCCTGTATATTGCGGGGCGGTATGAAATCTTCGCATGAGATCAAACGCTTGGTTTTGAAATTTTAGAGGAATTCCAGAGCCATTGTCTTTTATGCTAATGGTCAGAAATTCTTCTGAGTGATCGCTAGAAATATGTATCTCTGGCAACCGATTTGGATGCTTATATATGATCGCATTTTCTAATATGTGCACAAAAACCTGAGTCATAAGTGCTGTATCGATGCGTAGCTCACCTGATACATCGATGTGAATAGTGCTCGACGTTTGAGCTATTGTGGGGGCTAATTTATCTATGGCTGCATGTAAGCACGATTTTAGGTTCGTACGTGTTTCGTGTTTTACCAACTTGTGCAAGTTGGCGTAGGCAACGAGTTCTGAGATTATTTGAGATAATTTGTCAGCGCTTTGATCAATAATTGATAGGTAAGATTGAGCAACTTCTATATTGCCAGCATCTAGTTCTTTTCTGATGAGGTCGGTAAAGCAAGTTATGTGATGAAAACTGCCTTTAACGTCATGAGATAAGATGCTCGCAATTTGCTCGAGTTCATTAAACGCGTTTGGCTTGTTATTTAAGTTTTGATTGGGCGCTTGTGTCATTGTTTTTTTGAATGCGCTCAGTGACTAATTTAGGTATTGGTTCATTTTGTTGAGATCATGTTCTGTATCTATGTCCAACGCAAGATCAGAATGTAATGGAATGCGTTTGGTTTGTGTATTTGCTGGCAATATTGATTTAGCCCCAGTGTCGCCGGTGAGCAGTTGTAGAGTTGGCAATAGATGTGCTCTAAATAATGCTGGGGGGCCAATATAATCGTCTGTTTGGGTGTAAATGATTTCGGCTTGTTCATCTCGCGCATCTTTAAGTTTCTTGAAATGATGAGCGGGAATGAGAGGCATATCTGCTAGGCATATAAGTACATCTGTTGGTTTCTTTGAAGTAACAATGTGTATTGCCGCCAATGCTATAGAATGCCCTTGGCCCAATTCAGGATTTGGATTTTCGACTATATTCCATCCTTTTTGCTTGAGCAGATTGCTACGCTGATATTGTTGAGAGCCCACGACGGCTAATTTCTTTACTGCAGACAGCTCGGAAAAGCTTTCTATTGTGTGTTCAAGTATGGTTTTGGCATTGATTTCCGCAAGCAATTTGTCGCCCTTTAAAAATCGGGTTGATAACCCGCTGGCGAGTAAAACAATTGTTAGCTCAGGAGGTGTCATTTTATTGATGGCACTTTTGGAATTCAGAAATTATCTCAGCTAGTGAAGATATTGCTAGCATTGACGCGTCTCTCAAAGAAGGAACTAAGCCAATTGGCGCATGAATGCGATCTATGTCAGCTTTGGGTGTGTCGCATTCAAGGAGTTTTTCAACACGTTTAGCGTGTGTTTTTTTACTTCCAACAGCTCCGATATAGAAGGCGTTACCCGATAGGGCATTTTGTAATATTGGGGTTTCCCATTGAGAGTCGTGAAACATCAATACAAAAGCCGTCCATTGGTCATCTGTATTTTTGGGTAAGCTATGAGGCGTTTTCAAATGAGTACAATTTTCCTCACCTTTGGAACAAATAGCTGACAATGTCTCTTCATCAGGGGACCAGAGTGTAACTGGAATGCCGGCAGAGCGTGATATTTGATACAAAGCTAGAGGGTCAGCGCCGCGACCTGCTATGCGTAATTTGAGTTTGGGTTGATAGCGCACGGAAAAAGATTCGTTATTCCAGCTTGGATTGGGAGGTTGAATCAAATTCGTATCGTTGTTTATGAGCACCTGACCAAGTGTTCCCAGTTTTATGTCTACTGGTTTTCTGTTTTCAAGTGTTTGAACGATTGCGTTTAAAACGGCTGGTGCGAGGTTTGGACAAATCGAGACTTCTATAGCGCCACCGCAAGGAAGCTTTAAATCATAAAAAGGGGATCCCTCTCCATAACGTAGCTTTTTGAAGCTAGAGTCTTTGATCGCGTTCTGAGCCTGTAATTTGACATCAGCATCAATGCAGCCGCCCGATAAATAGCCTGCATGATTGCCATTTTCGCATACAACCATCACTGCTCCGCGTGCGCGCACGGCTCCGCCTAGAATATCCGTTACGAAAACAAGGGCGCATTTATACCCATCAGACAACATAGATAACGCAGCTGTGATCACGTCAGAAGGATGTTCTGTTGACGAAACAAATCCGATGTGTGACATCTGTAACATATTCTGTTTACTCTAATATAGGCCGGTTTATCGGTGATTTATAGGTAGCAGGATCAAGTGATAGTGGCTCTTTAATAAGCAATACTGCACACAAAGTGTGTAGTTCATCTCGATCTTGGTCGCAATTGGTGATGACATAACACATGCGTGAGATTTTGGTGTTAGTTCAAAGCTGTAGTTTTGGTTGTAGAGCGATTTTGGTGAAATAAAACCAATTTTGTATGGGTAATGAGCTACTCTAATTTAGGGTCAAAAATACCAAATGGCGAAAGTGTCAAATGGGTGTGTATGAAAGGATAACGAAGCATGTTTTCTGATTTAATGAATGAGATGGCAATAAAGTCCAACATATCCGATGAGCCTGACACTTCCAAAAATGTCGTGCCTGTGAATTTAAGCCGTCGCGGTTTTATTTCAGGAACCAGCTTGTTCGTTATTGGTGTTTCTCTAGTTGGATGTTCCAAAGCTGAAGAAATTTTGATCGATCCAGTCCCACCAACGCCTGCTGGTCCAAGCCCTTTGAAGGAAGTTAGGGGTGGAGATGCCACACCGTCCTTGTGGATTGAAATAGAAGCAGATGGCAAAGTCAAAATCACATGTCACCGCGCTGAAATGGGACAACAATCATGGACTTCCATGGCCCAAATTACCGTGGAAGAATTAGAAGCGGAATGGGACAAGGTTGAGATTGTTCAAGCTCTCGGGAATCCCAAATATGGTGACCAAAACACAGATGGCTCACGCTCTGTTCGGTTCAACTTCCATCGTTTAAGGGTTGCAGGTGCCGCAATGCGCCAAATGCTGTGTCAAGCAGCTGCAAATCATTGGGGTGTTGAATTAAGTGAGTGTTATGCCGAGCAAGGCATTGTGACGCATACACCGAGTAAGAAGACATTGACTTATGGCCAATTGGCGGAAGCGGCCGGTAATTTACAAGTTCCTTCTGAGGATCAAATTAAGCTAAAATCAAGAGATGAGTGGCGGCTTATCGGTAAAGAGATTTCATCTCTTACTGTTGAAAAAATTGTAAAAGGTGAAGGCATTTTCGGCCAAGATGTTCAGCGGCCTGGAATGGTATATGCGGTGATCTCACGCCCACCTCAAGTCCTTGGCAAAGTGCTATCGTATAATGATTCTGACACTCTAGCGGTTCAAGGTGTTTTGAAAACGGTCGAATTGCCAGCTGCTACCGTGCCTGTCATGTTTAAAGCGCTTGGCGGCGTAGCCGTGATTGCGACAGATACATGGGCGGCCATTCAGGGTAGACAGGCATTGTCGATTGAATGGGATAAGGGACCAAATGCTGGATTTGATTCTGAAGCTTTTACGAAGGTATTAAGTGAGAGAACAAATACGTCTGGTACTATTCACAGAAAACGTGGAGATGTATCTCAAGCATTTGCTGCGGCTGAAACAAAGGTAACAGCGGAATATCAAACGGCGTTTTTTGTTCATTCTCCGATTGAGCCACCTAGCGCGACAGCAGAGTGGATCGGCGGTGAATTGGAGGTGTGGGCGTGTGTTCAGGACGCTCAGACAACGCGAAAAACCATCTCCGATTTGTTGAGCGTCGATATTGAAAAAATCAAAGTTCATCCAACTTGGTTGGGCGGTGCTTTTGGACGAAAATCCAAATGTGATTTCGCAGTGGAAGCTGCCTTGCTGTCTCGTGAGTTGGGCAAACCGGTTAAGGTTGTTTGGACACGTGAAGATGAAATTCAACATGGATATTATCATGCTTCAAGTGTGCATCGTTTTGAAGGTGGTTTGGATGCGGATGGTAAGTGTATTTCTTATCTTAATCGCGCCGCATTCCCGTCTCTCACATCTATTTTTAATCCCAGTGCAGATGAAGCAACCGGATTTGAGATGGGACTAGGGGCTGTGGATGTCGCATTTGATGTACCTAATCTACAGGTTGAAAGTGTTAAAGCAGAAGCAAATGTGCGCGTTGGTTGGTTACGCTCTGTTGCAAATATTCACACTGTTTTTGCCAATCAAAGTTTCGTCGCTGAAATGGCTGTAGCAGCAGGGCGAGATCAGAAGGATTTTTTAATTGAGCTGATTGGTGCGCCACGTATCATGGACCCAAACAAGGATGAGCAAACGCAATACCCAAACTATGGTGCGGATGCTACAGAATACCCTCTTGATACAGCTCGACTGACGAATGTTGCCAATCGTGTGTCTGAGATGGCGAAATGGGGACGTGAACTTCCTAAGGGGCATGGTTTAGGAATAGCCGTTCATCGTTCTTTCCTAACTTATGTTGCAACTGTTGTCGAAGTGGCAGTTGATGATGAAGGTAATCTTAGCATTCCGGGTGTTTGGGTGGCGATGGATGCTGGAACTGTAGTCAATCCACTTCACGTAAAAGCCCAAATTGAAGGTGGAACGATTTTCGGTTTCTCCAATGCGCTCTATGGTAAAATTTCTATGAAAAACGGTGCTGTAGAGCAAGCGAACTTCCCAGATTGGAGATTGCTACGCATGGAAGAAGCGCCGCGTACGTTTGAAGTTGAAATCATTGAATCTAATGCGCCGCCTGCAGGTGTGGGTGAGCCGCCTACTCCACCAGCTGCACCTGCACTTGCTAATGCTATTTATGCTGCAACGGGGAAAAGATTTAGAAATTTACCGATTATCGGCGCTGATGATTATGTGCTGCCGCTAAATAGAACAGAAGACGCTTAAGGGAGGATGTAACCATGGCTATTACGATCAATATTAACGGCAAAAACGAAACAGTTGATGCAGCAGCAGGTACACCTCTATTGTGGGTGTTGCGTGATCATTTGAAAATGACAGGCACAAAATTTGGATGTGGTGTGGCACAATGTGGTGCGTGCACTGTACACTTGGATGGAGAGCCAACGCGCTCTTGCTCAATTCCGCACGATGCGCTGGATGGCGCGAAAGTGACGACGATTGAAGGCAAAGAGGGGAAAGCTGCTCAAGCTATCCGCGATGCTTGGGTTGATTTGAACGTGCCTCAGTGCGGATATTGTCAATCTGGACAAATTATGTCGGCGGTCGCGCTGCTGGAGTCAAACCCAACTCCAACAGATCAGGATATTTATGATGCCATGAGTGGAAACTTGTGCCGTTGTGCAACCTATATGACAATACGTCGTGCGATTAAGCAGGCATCTACACGTCTGTAGTGGATAAATGACGGATTAAACACTGAATGGTATATAGGCTGATAGAAACCAAAGCGGCTGTGCAAACACCGACAATAGATGTTCGCTCGAAGGACACAATTGCACCTGTTGATCAGACCATTCTTCAAGATCGGTTTAATCGAACAATTAGCTATTTGCGCCTATCCATAACGGATAGGTGTGATTTGCGTTGTACGTATTGCATGCCTGAACGTATGCAATTTTTACCTAAATCGGATGTTCTTTCTTTTGAAGAATTAACGAGGCTTGTTGATGCTTTTATTGCGCGTGGAATTACAAAGCTTCGCGTGACCGGCGGTGAACCATTGGTGCGAAAAGACGCTATACGCTTGTTATCAAAATTTGCAGAGAGATTGGGCAGTGGTTTAGAAGAGCTTACACTCACAACCAATGCAACACAATTAGAAGCAAATGCACAAGCCTTGGCGGATATGGGCATTAAGAGGATTAACATATCGCTAGATAGTCTTGATCGAAATGTTTATGAGCGCCTGTCGCGAAGAGATGCGCTCCCGCAAGTGCTTAGAGGCATAGATGCTGCTGCTAAGTCTGGACTTAAAGTTAAAATCAATACTGTTGCGTTGGCAGATGCGAATGCTGACGAAATTCCAAGCATGATTAGCTGGGCTCATAAAAATGGATTTGATCTCAGCTTGATTGAGGTCATGCCTTTGGGTGAGGAAATGACGCACAGATCTTCATCATTTTTGTCACTTCAGGAAGTGAAATCGCAGCTTAATAAACATTGGACGCTCACTGAGCTAGAAGACAGCACGGGTGGGCCAGCTAGGTATATGCGCGTTGAAGAAACGGGCGGGCGAGTCGGATTTATTTCTCCTTTATCTCATAATTTCTGCGCGACTTGCAACCGTATCCGTATGACATGTACTGGGCGTTTGTATACATGTTTGGGGCACGAAGAGGGCGAGGATTTACGCGCGGCTTTGAGAGATGACCAAACTGATGAAACGATGAATAGATTGCTGAACAGGGCATTGAGAAATAAGCCTGAACGTCATGATTTCGACGAAGCAAAAATTGATACACCATCTTCACCGCGTACTATGTCTGTTACGGGCGGATAACTAATTTCACTGAATGCCGCAGGAGGCTTGTACACAAAGCTATTCAGTAGAGCGCTCGGAATTTGCACCTTATTGCTGATTAAGCTATACGCCTCTGCTGCTGTGTCTAAATGCTATGACGCAATAAGAGATAGCTAGTTCACGCTCTAATTTTCTGAATGAATTGAATGAATGATTTACAATCACTCTTATAGATTTTCTGTCGCGCCGATGATGGATTGGACAGATCGGCATTGCCGGATGTTCCATCGTGCGTTTACCAAGCGTGCGTTGCTGTACACTGAAATGGTCACTGCAGATGCATTATTGCACGGAGATTTAGAGTATTTGATCGGCTTTAATCCTGACGAGCAACCTTTAGCTCTGCAGTTAGGTGGATCAGACCCTATCAAGCTGGCTCAAGCCTCTAAAGTGGGTGAAGATTATGGCTATAGTGAAATCAATTTAAACTGCGGTTGCCCATCAGATCGCGTGCAGTCAGGAGCTTTTGGTGCGTGTTTAATGGCCCAACCAGAGCGCGTCGCTGAATGTATTTCTGCGATGCAAAATGCTGTCGATATTCCTGTGACTGTAAAGTGCCGTATCGGTATTGATGACGATGACCCAAATGAGCGGTTGTTTTCTTTTGTGAACACAGTTGCCGATGCCGGGTGTCAGGTGTTTATCGTGCATGCACGAAAAGCATGGCTTAAAGGGCTAAGCCCAAAAGAAAACAGAGATATTCCACCTTTAGATTATGATTTGGTGGTTAGATTAAAAAAGGCTCGTCCAGATCTAACAATTTCGCTCAATGGCGGGTTAGTTGATATGGAAGCTAGTTTAGATCAGTTGTCTTGTCTTGATGGCGTCATGTTAGGACGTGCTGCATACCACACACCTCACATTTTGGGACAAGTAGATAGATTGGTGTTTGGTGAAACGACTCCAGATGTTTCAGAGCATCAAGCGTTGGCTACGTATCGTCCATATATCAAAGCTCAACTAGAAAAAGGTACGCATCTTCATGCGATCACTCGCCATATGATGGGGCTTTTTAATGGGAAGCGCGGCGCAAAAAAATGGCGTCGCTATTTGTCTGAAAATGCTCCAGGAGCAAAAGGTGTAGAGGCGATTTCAATTGTCGATGAGGCTGCTGGCTTTGTGGCTGAAGAGTAAAACTTGTGTGTTGAAGTCACCATTATTGATGAATGATAATCGCAGATTTAGATACTTCCCATTTTGTTAGTCTCTCAAGAAATGACATGCCTAAAAGGGATTGCTCCAGATTATCATCCAGAACAACTGCATCAATATTTTTGAGCATTACACGTCCGATTTCTAGGCGGTCAAGCGTGACGGATGCACCATAAGTTGTTCCCGAAGCTGTTGTGATCTTGATGTCTTTTTCCATTGTTGAGTAGTCATACCCAAGGCGCCTTGCATCGGCGGGTGTGAGAACGCAAATGCTAGCGCCTGTATCCACCATGAAGTCTAATTGATATCTATTATTGACCTTAGCCTTTGCCCAATAGTGACCGTCTGGTTGTTTGCGTAATGATGCAGCGAGTTCGCCAGGATATTGTATTTCAAACTGGTTCATTGCTTTGGGTGATTTTACAGCTGTTTGCACTTGTTCATTGCGTGCAGAAAAAGCTTCCTCACGTTCAATACGTTCTCTAAGCCCTATTGCAATCGCAAAGGCTGCTATGAAAACGATGAGAATAGATCCAAATTTATTATTCAATGCATCACCTGATAAATGAGTGCTATTAAGCCTGCTATTCCTGCCCACACAATCGCGTATTTAAACATTTGAGCAGCATTTGTTTTAAATGCGCCATACACTCCTCCTGATATCAAAAGGAGGTAACCACAAAGCAAAGAAATTCTGACAATTGAGACGTCTTTTCCGTCTTGGCTTTGAAAACTACCATTGGTCAGAAAAGCAATTAAGATTAGCGTTGCTAGGATGAGTGCGGCTGCAGTGAGTATTCTTGATATCATTTTAACTCTTGCCCATTTGCATTTTCACTTTTGCTTTGCAAAAATATTTCGGCACGATCAGGTAATTTAACCAAAATATCTCGTCGTTCCTGCTGA encodes the following:
- the coaD gene encoding pantetheine-phosphate adenylyltransferase — translated: MKIGLYPGTFDPITYGHMDIISRAVKLVDKLVIGVAVNESKGPLFSVEERVEMVLQETAEFAKDAVIEAKPFNNLLIHFADQCNAHAIVRGLRAVSDFEYEFQMVAMNQKMDSSIETVFLMADPEHQAVSSRLVKEIARLDGDIDLFVPDGVSQRLYAKYGKTK
- a CDS encoding cold-shock protein, which produces METGTVKFYNDTKGFGFIAPDNGGNDVFVHATALERAGMNGLSEGQKVSFDTAQDKRSGKMAVDNIQPA
- a CDS encoding sensor histidine kinase is translated as MTQAPNQNLNNKPNAFNELEQIASILSHDVKGSFHHITCFTDLIRKELDAGNIEVAQSYLSIIDQSADKLSQIISELVAYANLHKLVKHETRTNLKSCLHAAIDKLAPTIAQTSSTIHIDVSGELRIDTALMTQVFVHILENAIIYKHPNRLPEIHISSDHSEEFLTISIKDNGSGIPLKFQNQAFDLMRRFHTAPQYTGHGVGLAKCRRIIELHGGTINLDSEYVDGCRILITFPIDHKTA
- a CDS encoding peptidylprolyl isomerase, producing the protein MSDSQNTLVFTLAEGDVKINLRSDLAPNHVARIKELVSEGFYDGLTFHRVIDGFVAQGGCPQGNGMGGSGKKIKAEFNSGKHVRGACSMARAQDPNSADSQFYICLDDVSYLDGQYTVWGEVTEGMENVDALPKGEPPREPGKIIKAVLA
- a CDS encoding enoyl-CoA hydratase/isomerase family protein; the protein is MTQSVYQDFNGPIAEIVLNRPQKRNALSIDMWAAIPPLIDQAENNKEIKVVILHGGDAGNFAAGADISEFAKIYNTPETTKASGETIAKALHAIENCSKPTISAIDGICVGGGVSLAMATDIRIASEDSKFGITPSKLGIVYPVGDTKRLLRAVGAATAKDLLFTARLIPAQEALDKKLIDRLATDQTALQSARALSHEISNVSQWSLRATKKMINGIMNEGWDSNSEEAEALFLEGFANEDYQDGHKAFLEKRPAKFTFK
- a CDS encoding peptidylprolyl isomerase, producing the protein MIKKIALSLATIGVCAFAPMAMAQVEYTKESVQADPENWRSVDPDNLVIFETTKGVVYIELAPEIAPNHVAQIRKVVRTGLYSGTKFHRVISGFMAQGGDIAATLGREPDLEAVDGEFVFRRDPKSIVLTVINEEDQTKSQYTGFYNGFPIETRQDELANYSEDKRVESWMPHCAGVVSMARTNDPNSGKDQFFLMRDESRFLDRKYSSWGRMLEGLDVAKSLTIGEPPERPDILVSAVMVSDLAPKDRPEAWVMRNDGPMFSLFLDRMGRDKDVCSLPQTPSVVFVSEDKEG
- a CDS encoding XdhC family protein — its product is MLQMSHIGFVSSTEHPSDVITAALSMLSDGYKCALVFVTDILGGAVRARGAVMVVCENGNHAGYLSGGCIDADVKLQAQNAIKDSSFKKLRYGEGSPFYDLKLPCGGAIEVSICPNLAPAVLNAIVQTLENRKPVDIKLGTLGQVLINNDTNLIQPPNPSWNNESFSVRYQPKLKLRIAGRGADPLALYQISRSAGIPVTLWSPDEETLSAICSKGEENCTHLKTPHSLPKNTDDQWTAFVLMFHDSQWETPILQNALSGNAFYIGAVGSKKTHAKRVEKLLECDTPKADIDRIHAPIGLVPSLRDASMLAISSLAEIISEFQKCHQ
- a CDS encoding nucleotidyltransferase family protein — protein: MTPPELTIVLLASGLSTRFLKGDKLLAEINAKTILEHTIESFSELSAVKKLAVVGSQQYQRSNLLKQKGWNIVENPNPELGQGHSIALAAIHIVTSKKPTDVLICLADMPLIPAHHFKKLKDARDEQAEIIYTQTDDYIGPPALFRAHLLPTLQLLTGDTGAKSILPANTQTKRIPLHSDLALDIDTEHDLNKMNQYLN